In one window of Ruminococcus albus AD2013 DNA:
- the tnpC gene encoding IS66 family transposase: protein MSEQNMTSEIVSLRNENAVLKEELALANQQLEWFRKQIFGRKTEQTAVVMEKEFGVQLSMFGKEEKSVYKEHGTITVPEHKRKKKRTYDDWMSSLPVKEEHHEIKDPVCEICGAKMVEIGDEKAYNELVYSPAKFYIRRHIVHKFKCPECGEKPEERDEPCHIIRAPYPHAMIPGSYCSPELLAHIVYEKYGKAVPLHRQEKDFNSKRISLLKATMSNWVGAAAEKWCLPVVEKMHEMLIAGQIIHADETTVQVLHEEGRKATSVSRMWVYCNGKMNDRNIIIFDYQPTRKGEHPSNFLKGFIGYLVCDGYDAYNAVEGAKRCGCMTHARRGFIQALPNNQKLHNTSVAAKAVEYFNKIYHEENLLADSSTEYRYEQRLAKIKPLLDEFFAWLENVQVSGKGKLTDAVRYALNERKYLYTFLENGDVPIDNNRAENAIRPFAVGRRNWLFSNTANGAKASAALYSIISTAQANGLDAEKYLTELFSQPAETILLPWREENET, encoded by the coding sequence ATGTCCGAACAGAATATGACATCGGAAATAGTATCGCTCCGTAATGAAAACGCTGTTCTCAAGGAAGAACTAGCCCTCGCCAACCAGCAGTTGGAATGGTTCAGAAAGCAGATATTCGGAAGAAAAACGGAGCAGACAGCTGTTGTCATGGAGAAAGAATTCGGTGTTCAGCTATCGATGTTCGGGAAAGAAGAAAAGTCTGTATATAAAGAGCATGGAACAATAACTGTTCCCGAACACAAGCGCAAGAAAAAGCGAACTTATGATGACTGGATGAGCAGTCTTCCTGTTAAAGAGGAACATCATGAGATCAAAGATCCCGTCTGTGAGATATGCGGCGCGAAAATGGTGGAGATCGGTGATGAAAAGGCTTATAATGAGCTTGTATATTCACCCGCCAAATTCTATATCCGCAGACATATCGTACATAAATTCAAGTGTCCCGAGTGCGGAGAAAAGCCCGAAGAAAGAGACGAACCTTGTCATATCATCCGTGCGCCGTACCCTCACGCTATGATCCCGGGAAGCTATTGCTCGCCCGAGCTTCTGGCGCATATCGTCTATGAGAAATACGGCAAAGCTGTTCCGCTGCACCGTCAAGAAAAAGACTTTAATTCAAAGAGGATATCTTTGCTAAAAGCGACTATGTCTAATTGGGTAGGTGCTGCCGCTGAAAAATGGTGTCTGCCGGTCGTCGAGAAAATGCATGAAATGCTTATCGCAGGACAGATCATCCACGCTGATGAGACAACAGTGCAAGTTCTTCACGAGGAAGGCAGAAAAGCCACATCGGTATCGAGGATGTGGGTGTACTGCAACGGCAAGATGAACGACCGCAACATCATCATTTTCGATTATCAGCCCACAAGGAAAGGCGAGCATCCCTCGAATTTCCTTAAAGGCTTTATCGGATATCTGGTCTGTGACGGATATGATGCCTACAATGCGGTAGAGGGCGCGAAAAGATGCGGTTGTATGACTCATGCAAGGCGTGGTTTTATTCAGGCTCTTCCGAACAACCAAAAGCTGCACAACACTTCTGTTGCGGCAAAGGCAGTAGAATATTTCAACAAGATATATCACGAAGAAAATCTGCTTGCCGACAGCTCCACAGAATACAGATATGAACAGCGCCTTGCAAAGATAAAGCCTTTGCTTGACGAGTTTTTTGCGTGGCTTGAAAATGTTCAGGTCAGCGGTAAGGGCAAGCTGACAGATGCAGTAAGATATGCGCTGAATGAACGGAAGTATCTGTATACATTTCTCGAAAACGGAGATGTTCCTATTGACAACAACAGGGCTGAGAATGCGATAAGACCGTTTGCTGTCGGCAGACGCAACTGGCTATTCAGCAACACAGCCAACGGAGCGAAAGCGAGCGCGGCGCTGTATTCGATAATTTCAACTGCGCAAGCTAATGGTCTTGATGCGGAGAAATACCTGACCGAGCTGTTTTCACAGCCTGCAGAAACGATATTATTACCATGGAGGGAAGAAAATGAAACTTAG
- a CDS encoding tyrosine-type recombinase/integrase has translation MNNTVKKKLFFSMTLDFLETYIPQDSPSLKTVKTYRDGLSIFRRYVSDEKGISMKRFLFEDCTFDFLLDYRNWLLDYKKHTRSTVNNRLAAIKSYVRYASSRDVSLQQVYLSITDVPFLRVEKKMRPIIEERSTLKAFLDAPPNTRTGCRDTMMLSVLFDTMIRADELINIRLKDVNLKVAAPYILIKGKGNKERTVPISENVVSLIEAYMAEYHDGESAGSSVPFIYTVSHGEIHSMSERNVERIVKKYADIVRKDHPDLPNPVYPHMLRRTRGTYLYRDGVAIETIAVAMGHSSIQTTKDHYAFPSLEQKRKAMEIGNPVISSGNEVPEWPDDEDEFARLCGLR, from the coding sequence ATGAATAATACGGTTAAAAAGAAGCTCTTCTTTTCCATGACGTTGGACTTCCTTGAAACCTATATACCCCAGGACAGTCCAAGCCTGAAAACGGTAAAAACATATAGGGACGGACTTAGCATTTTCAGGAGGTATGTCTCGGACGAAAAAGGGATATCCATGAAACGATTCCTTTTTGAGGATTGCACTTTTGACTTTCTCCTTGACTACCGGAACTGGTTGCTCGACTACAAGAAACACACCAGAAGCACAGTCAACAACAGGCTTGCGGCAATAAAGTCATATGTCCGGTACGCTTCATCACGCGATGTTTCTCTCCAGCAGGTATATTTGAGCATTACCGATGTTCCATTTTTGCGCGTGGAAAAGAAGATGCGACCCATAATCGAGGAACGTTCAACGCTCAAAGCTTTTTTAGATGCTCCGCCCAATACAAGGACGGGATGCAGGGACACGATGATGCTTTCCGTTCTGTTTGACACGATGATACGCGCGGACGAACTCATAAATATCCGGTTGAAAGATGTTAATCTGAAGGTTGCTGCACCCTATATTCTAATTAAGGGTAAGGGCAACAAGGAACGAACAGTCCCTATTTCTGAAAATGTAGTGTCTCTCATTGAAGCGTACATGGCAGAATACCATGATGGGGAGTCAGCTGGGTCTTCCGTCCCATTTATCTACACAGTGTCCCATGGTGAGATACATTCTATGTCGGAAAGGAATGTGGAGCGCATAGTGAAAAAATATGCGGACATTGTCCGAAAGGATCATCCAGACCTGCCCAATCCAGTTTATCCACATATGCTTCGAAGAACACGGGGAACATACCTTTATCGTGATGGAGTGGCAATAGAGACGATTGCTGTGGCAATGGGGCATTCGAGCATCCAGACCACGAAGGACCATTACGCATTTCCATCTTTGGAACAAAAACGCAAGGCCATGGAAATAGGGAACCCTGTAATATCTTCTGGCAATGAGGTACCAGAATGGCCCGATGACGAGGATGAATTTGCACGGCTTTGCGGCTTGAGGTAA
- a CDS encoding BspA family leucine-rich repeat surface protein, whose product MKMKKVLAVVMAFCMTAGAVSYGAPVITQSITAQAADLETDCYYFDEATGALTLRGTVERYTLRDFSSNYKDTVKSVVAEKDTILPEDSSELFYNYTNCVSIDLSCADTSSVKDMRFMFLGCSVMTELDLSGFDTSNVTDMRGMFGGCTSLTSLDVSSFDTGKVTDMIDMFFSCSKLTTLDVSRFDTSNVKSMHWMFGKCSGLTSIDVSGFDTNKVSDMRTMFYDCSGLTTLDLSSFDTSNVTRIGNMFELCSGLKELTLGEKFSGIPKGAELPNGDGWVNANAPTTVISGDGEYAVITNNGKNTYKRCTANTPTYPTNIKVEYSKEYHQVRFTWDKVEGADRYGIAVYLAGKWRVQAQNITGTVYTSPKNLTPGKTYKVAIAAKVNGKWDTANAIKNAVTVTVKGNSYVKPDIELKYSWDLYVIADEITMYLGPDTSYGKVTTIPRKTVLDELGIMNDNDNWAFTKYNGQYGWVQMVNEKGIMEVQIWGPVAAKPVIYLYPEKETDVHVEVELTEAELYTTYPKYNNGWDVVAKPDGSLVNKVDGTHHRYLFWDAVNCRTEFDLSKGFCVAGSDTESFLKEKLSYMGLTEDEMNEFIVYWLPKMEHNKYNLISFQSDKYTDSAKLNITPTPDSMLRIFMTYVPLEEAVEIDPQELSTFERSGFTVVEWGGSEL is encoded by the coding sequence ATGAAGATGAAAAAAGTTTTAGCAGTAGTGATGGCATTTTGTATGACAGCGGGTGCGGTCAGCTATGGTGCGCCTGTTATAACACAGAGCATAACTGCACAGGCGGCTGATCTTGAGACAGATTGTTATTATTTTGATGAAGCGACAGGCGCGCTAACGCTAAGAGGAACGGTAGAACGTTATACATTAAGAGATTTTAGCAGTAATTATAAGGATACAGTCAAATCGGTGGTCGCTGAAAAGGATACAATTCTTCCCGAAGATAGCAGCGAGCTGTTTTATAATTATACCAATTGTGTTTCTATCGATCTTTCATGTGCAGATACAAGCAGTGTCAAAGATATGAGATTTATGTTCTTGGGGTGTTCCGTCATGACCGAACTTGATCTGAGTGGATTTGATACCAGTAATGTAACTGATATGCGTGGGATGTTTGGTGGCTGTACAAGTCTGACATCACTGGATGTAAGTTCGTTTGATACGGGCAAAGTAACAGATATGATAGATATGTTCTTTTCGTGTAGTAAATTGACCACGCTTGATGTAAGTAGATTTGATACAAGCAATGTTAAAAGTATGCATTGGATGTTCGGAAAATGTTCTGGTTTGACCTCGATCGATGTTAGTGGATTTGATACAAACAAGGTATCAGATATGAGAACTATGTTTTACGACTGTTCCGGTCTGACAACACTTGATCTGAGCAGTTTTGACACAAGCAACGTTACACGTATAGGCAATATGTTCGAGCTATGTTCAGGCTTGAAAGAACTCACTCTCGGCGAGAAATTTTCCGGCATACCAAAAGGTGCCGAACTCCCCAACGGCGACGGCTGGGTCAATGCCAATGCTCCCACAACTGTCATCAGCGGTGACGGAGAATATGCAGTTATCACCAACAACGGCAAGAACACCTACAAGCGCTGTACTGCCAACACGCCAACATACCCCACCAACATCAAGGTAGAATACAGCAAGGAATATCACCAGGTAAGATTTACATGGGACAAAGTCGAAGGTGCTGACAGATACGGCATTGCTGTATACCTGGCAGGAAAGTGGAGAGTACAGGCACAGAATATTACCGGAACTGTTTACACTTCTCCTAAAAATCTCACACCCGGTAAGACCTACAAGGTAGCAATCGCTGCAAAAGTTAACGGAAAATGGGATACTGCTAATGCTATCAAAAATGCTGTGACTGTTACCGTAAAAGGCAATTCCTATGTCAAGCCTGACATAGAGCTCAAATATAGTTGGGACTTGTATGTTATAGCCGATGAGATCACTATGTATCTCGGACCCGATACAAGCTACGGTAAAGTTACTACGATCCCTAGAAAAACTGTCCTTGATGAACTCGGCATTATGAATGATAATGACAACTGGGCATTTACAAAGTATAACGGACAGTATGGCTGGGTACAAATGGTTAATGAAAAAGGTATAATGGAGGTTCAAATTTGGGGTCCCGTGGCTGCCAAGCCTGTTATCTACCTCTATCCCGAAAAGGAGACAGATGTTCATGTTGAGGTTGAGCTGACCGAAGCTGAACTTTACACTACCTATCCTAAGTACAACAACGGCTGGGATGTAGTAGCTAAGCCTGACGGTTCACTTGTTAACAAGGTTGACGGCACTCATCACAGATATCTGTTCTGGGACGCTGTAAACTGTCGTACAGAATTTGATCTCTCCAAAGGATTCTGTGTAGCAGGCAGTGATACCGAGAGCTTCCTCAAAGAAAAACTCAGCTATATGGGTCTTACCGAAGATGAGATGAATGAGTTTATCGTATATTGGCTGCCTAAAATGGAGCATAACAAGTATAATCTAATTTCTTTCCAGAGTGATAAATATACAGATTCCGCAAAGCTGAACATCACACCCACACCCGACAGTATGCTGCGCATATTCATGACCTATGTACCTCTTGAAGAGGCTGTGGAAATCGATCCGCAGGAGCTCTCCACATTTGAAAGAAGCGGCTTCACAGTCGTTGAATGGGGCGGTTCCGAATTATAA
- a CDS encoding tyrosine-type recombinase/integrase encodes MNEYRKNVTIVLNFLKERGYAQSTVKNHERFYTLLADDLAAKDITYSPEYGKALLSTLPVPAWLPKSRIENAACISKLDDAYIHGCIINAQASPRKSYSKLSLNSNFENHITRFLRSRENVFTESQIANVKRRCSLFLKCMQSKGRMDPSEITYGDIDSYHEELAHLKRISRVIEESTLHQFLQFLAESGKVPYGLYLRIYALETECSVNLDDFPPDEQSRLIKNSSEGQVRLSPERFLSEGLELIRLHQEAGYVQKYTEASKRAILQLYLFLDYHNLWYDPDMADIWLHSDCVKKRLFKGCSWNTARHILFMFSDYVTSGSVHFEKKLPRGINGINNIPEWCLTPLLDFAESRRKMKLDENTVKNDIYSILRFCRFIIGEGLSSYGDVNGSHLADFNLADHHGTPEGKNACNNRVKRFLKYLYRKGLNANPSLYMALGCSAAPVETVVVVLTSSEIEEIKTFVGNAYTDLEIRDSAVIMLGLEMGMRSSDIANLKLENIDWENRSILYRQNKTDADVWVPMPVAVGNAIFRYLKMARPRMAVCRNVFVDFKAPFSGMSRNICYSALKRALPDRDVRGSGFHVTRKTFSTNRLRNGVRPESIADVIGHRDTESLKHYLSLDDERMAACPLSLADLRLEMEGSDAL; translated from the coding sequence ATGAACGAATATCGCAAAAATGTTACTATTGTTTTAAACTTTCTGAAAGAAAGGGGGTATGCGCAATCCACAGTTAAAAATCATGAACGGTTTTACACTCTGCTGGCTGACGATCTTGCGGCTAAGGATATAACCTATTCACCAGAATACGGAAAAGCTCTGTTATCCACATTACCGGTGCCTGCATGGCTCCCTAAAAGCCGTATAGAAAATGCGGCTTGCATTTCAAAACTTGATGATGCATATATCCACGGATGCATCATCAATGCCCAGGCATCACCCAGGAAGAGTTACTCCAAGCTATCGCTTAACAGCAACTTTGAAAACCACATCACAAGATTCCTGCGTTCTCGCGAAAATGTTTTTACAGAATCGCAAATAGCAAATGTCAAACGAAGGTGCTCATTGTTCTTGAAGTGTATGCAATCCAAGGGAAGGATGGATCCATCTGAGATAACCTACGGTGACATAGATTCATACCATGAGGAGCTTGCGCACTTGAAAAGGATTTCCCGAGTTATTGAAGAGTCAACTTTGCACCAGTTCCTGCAATTCCTGGCCGAATCGGGAAAGGTTCCTTACGGTCTATATCTGAGAATATATGCATTGGAGACGGAATGTTCCGTCAACCTGGACGATTTTCCACCTGATGAACAATCCAGGCTTATAAAGAATAGCTCTGAGGGACAAGTCCGGTTGTCGCCTGAAAGGTTTTTGTCTGAGGGCCTGGAACTTATCAGACTCCATCAAGAGGCAGGCTATGTCCAGAAATATACAGAAGCATCTAAAAGGGCAATTCTTCAGCTATACCTGTTCCTTGATTACCACAATCTGTGGTATGACCCAGACATGGCAGACATTTGGCTTCATTCGGACTGCGTAAAAAAACGTCTGTTCAAAGGCTGTTCGTGGAATACAGCGCGGCACATACTGTTCATGTTTTCCGATTATGTTACATCCGGGTCAGTCCATTTCGAGAAGAAGTTGCCGAGGGGAATCAACGGCATAAATAACATTCCAGAATGGTGCTTGACACCACTGCTTGACTTTGCCGAGAGCCGCCGCAAGATGAAACTGGATGAGAACACCGTTAAAAACGATATTTACTCCATACTCAGATTTTGCCGGTTTATAATCGGTGAGGGCCTGTCATCGTATGGCGATGTTAACGGAAGTCATCTTGCTGATTTCAACCTTGCAGACCACCATGGAACCCCAGAGGGCAAAAATGCATGCAACAACCGGGTGAAGCGGTTCCTTAAGTACCTGTATCGTAAAGGTCTCAACGCAAACCCATCGCTGTATATGGCTCTTGGCTGCTCGGCGGCACCAGTGGAGACCGTTGTGGTAGTACTCACTTCCAGTGAGATCGAGGAGATCAAAACTTTTGTTGGCAATGCATATACGGATCTTGAGATCCGCGACAGTGCAGTCATAATGCTCGGACTTGAAATGGGAATGCGCAGCAGCGATATTGCAAACCTGAAGCTGGAGAACATTGATTGGGAAAACCGTTCCATTCTGTACAGGCAGAACAAGACAGATGCTGATGTATGGGTACCGATGCCAGTGGCGGTAGGCAATGCCATCTTCAGATACCTGAAGATGGCACGTCCAAGAATGGCGGTATGCAGAAATGTATTCGTTGATTTCAAGGCTCCGTTTAGCGGCATGAGCCGAAACATATGCTACAGTGCGTTAAAGCGAGCTTTGCCTGACCGCGATGTAAGGGGATCAGGTTTTCACGTCACCCGAAAAACATTTTCGACAAACAGGCTTAGAAACGGAGTTCGTCCCGAAAGCATAGCAGATGTAATCGGGCACAGGGACACGGAAAGCCTGAAGCATTACCTTTCCCTTGACGATGAACGCATGGCGGCATGTCCGCTCTCCCTTGCGGATCTTCGCCTTGAAATGGAAGGGAGCGATGCGTTATGA
- a CDS encoding tyrosine-type recombinase/integrase, whose protein sequence is MMNIAFKSVLAPYIQGLLDQKRALGFKYDNEAYILARFDKYWLETNGDSDDVTMESLEGWTRLLPTEGKSSQAGRISVIRQLTLYMNGLGKISYVPIDVIRYSRPVVHVLSPEEVADLFRVIDGYVPKKQSTEVTRMAYGYRVIFRLILATGLRRSEAVCLRLDDINWKNGSITIYNAKGHKDRVVFMSGDLTKVMRKYTSDNLRLMDTEWVFPSFDPARHFSSGALSIRFRQFWKETVYAPSCAKPPTIHSLRHTYVVMRMNAWISEGIDLNVMLPYLSRALGHKSSNETFYYYHQVKETFRIIREKDSLAYEIFPEVRVR, encoded by the coding sequence ATGATGAATATCGCTTTCAAGAGCGTCCTGGCCCCATACATACAAGGGTTACTGGATCAAAAAAGGGCACTTGGCTTCAAGTATGACAACGAGGCATATATACTCGCACGCTTTGACAAGTATTGGCTGGAGACCAATGGGGATTCGGATGACGTGACAATGGAATCTCTTGAAGGATGGACGCGACTGCTTCCGACAGAGGGAAAGTCATCCCAGGCTGGGCGGATATCTGTGATACGGCAGCTGACTCTGTACATGAATGGCCTCGGCAAGATTTCATATGTTCCTATAGATGTTATACGTTACAGCCGCCCTGTTGTCCACGTTCTGTCACCAGAAGAGGTTGCTGATCTCTTCCGTGTGATTGACGGGTATGTTCCCAAAAAGCAATCCACGGAAGTGACAAGGATGGCGTATGGTTACAGGGTGATTTTTCGACTGATTCTTGCAACGGGTCTGCGCAGAAGCGAGGCGGTGTGCCTCCGGCTTGATGACATCAACTGGAAGAACGGTTCCATTACCATTTATAATGCAAAGGGTCATAAGGACAGGGTGGTTTTCATGTCTGGGGATCTTACGAAAGTCATGAGAAAATACACCAGTGACAATCTACGCCTAATGGACACTGAGTGGGTTTTCCCGTCCTTTGATCCCGCCAGGCATTTTTCCAGTGGTGCACTTTCCATACGCTTTAGGCAATTTTGGAAAGAAACCGTATATGCGCCGAGTTGCGCAAAGCCCCCGACAATCCACTCACTGCGTCACACTTATGTTGTTATGCGCATGAATGCATGGATATCCGAGGGAATCGACCTGAATGTCATGCTGCCTTACCTCAGCAGAGCGTTGGGACACAAATCGTCCAATGAGACCTTCTATTATTACCACCAGGTCAAAGAGACGTTCCGTATTATACGGGAAAAAGACAGCCTCGCGTATGAGATTTTTCCGGAGGTGAGGGTCAGATGA
- a CDS encoding GNAT family N-acetyltransferase — MDAIAEIRALAEEYAMCGGNERSDGTKFELFAPPATVEQVRAFEQEMHITLPNDFVRYLTELGNGGIGPDYGIWSLDKMRENNPYAPKSGDLPPMIGGGLSEKAWKAFAHEAEAAEDEETFEQRLVAGGIFISTPGCTMDTLLMCKGAAAGGVVTIDFDFLSYYDKPMERSFSFADWMIEGLHDKIAYRKNGIYINQVTRYNENGLGMAGEKLTDLLIELRIAQLIEEGDADAAVLAPEIRAFYERAFGNGTFRMWIAISGRNVIGTVGLTLTEKPPYSANPTGKIGVLSSMYVAPEFRRRGIAKCLLGYVMRWARRNGIGTIHITASEQGMKLYESCGFTHNERFMKYDP; from the coding sequence ATGGATGCAATTGCAGAGATTCGTGCGCTAGCCGAAGAATATGCGATGTGCGGCGGGAATGAACGCAGTGACGGCACAAAGTTTGAACTGTTTGCGCCGCCTGCTACAGTAGAACAGGTACGTGCTTTCGAGCAGGAGATGCATATTACGCTGCCGAATGATTTTGTACGCTATCTCACTGAACTTGGTAACGGCGGTATCGGTCCGGATTACGGTATCTGGTCGCTGGATAAAATGCGTGAGAATAATCCGTATGCGCCTAAAAGCGGCGATTTGCCGCCGATGATCGGCGGTGGGCTTTCCGAGAAAGCATGGAAGGCATTTGCTCATGAGGCAGAAGCAGCGGAAGATGAAGAAACGTTTGAGCAGCGACTAGTCGCTGGAGGAATTTTCATTAGTACACCGGGTTGCACAATGGATACACTGCTGATGTGTAAAGGTGCGGCGGCAGGCGGTGTTGTAACCATTGATTTTGACTTTCTTTCTTATTATGATAAACCCATGGAGCGCAGTTTCTCTTTTGCAGACTGGATGATCGAAGGATTGCATGATAAGATCGCATATCGTAAAAATGGTATATATATCAATCAGGTCACGAGGTATAATGAAAACGGTCTCGGCATGGCAGGCGAGAAGCTGACAGATCTTCTGATAGAGCTGCGTATTGCACAGCTGATCGAAGAAGGCGATGCAGATGCAGCTGTCCTGGCACCGGAGATACGCGCTTTCTATGAGCGTGCATTCGGGAACGGAACATTCCGTATGTGGATTGCGATTAGTGGTAGGAATGTTATCGGTACAGTCGGGCTGACACTAACCGAAAAGCCGCCCTATTCTGCTAATCCGACCGGTAAGATTGGAGTGCTTTCGAGTATGTATGTTGCACCTGAATTCCGGCGACGCGGAATTGCAAAGTGCTTGCTAGGGTATGTCATGCGCTGGGCAAGGCGAAATGGAATAGGTACGATTCATATCACTGCCTCGGAACAAGGTATGAAGCTTTACGAGTCGTGCGGATTCACACACAATGAAAGGTTTATGAAGTATGATCCATAA
- the tnpB gene encoding IS66 family insertion sequence element accessory protein TnpB (TnpB, as the term is used for proteins encoded by IS66 family insertion elements, is considered an accessory protein, since TnpC, encoded by a neighboring gene, is a DDE family transposase.), protein MLNDLAADAQVYLVTGYTDLRRGIDGLATIIQAQLNLDPFSKALFLFCGRRCDRIKGLLWEGLSAGFCYPNIY, encoded by the coding sequence ATGCTGAATGATCTGGCAGCGGACGCACAGGTCTATCTTGTGACAGGATACACCGACCTTCGGCGTGGTATTGACGGCCTTGCGACGATCATCCAGGCGCAGTTGAATCTTGATCCGTTCTCAAAGGCTCTGTTTTTGTTCTGCGGAAGACGCTGTGACCGCATCAAAGGTCTTCTTTGGGAAGGCTTATCCGCAGGTTTTTGTTATCCGAACATTTATTAG
- the tnpA gene encoding IS66 family insertion sequence element accessory protein TnpA — MDKTTSITTIKKEMQLQEWSAQIKAQQASGLTIREWCAENGIKPNTYYNRLRKVREQYIENSSTIVPVSVPCSNENIRIEKNGLQISLPADISADTLTALVHELC, encoded by the coding sequence ATGGACAAAACAACATCCATCACAACAATCAAAAAAGAAATGCAGCTTCAGGAATGGTCTGCGCAGATCAAAGCGCAGCAGGCAAGCGGTCTGACGATCCGGGAATGGTGCGCAGAAAATGGGATCAAGCCTAACACATATTACAACCGCTTAAGAAAAGTCCGTGAACAGTATATCGAGAATTCTTCGACCATCGTTCCTGTATCAGTTCCTTGTTCAAACGAAAATATCCGCATCGAGAAAAACGGACTTCAAATATCTCTTCCGGCAGATATATCTGCGGATACTCTGACCGCTTTGGTGCATGAGCTATGCTGA